In Candidatus Persebacteraceae bacterium Df01, the genomic window GGTCATCAGAGCGAACACCAGCAAGTAAGAGATGACGATACAATCGCCGTGCAGCCGACAACGCCCGCCCTGCCGATGCTGGGCTTTTGCCGGCGACCATCAGAGCACTTTGATAAGCGGTAAGATGTTGCGTACACGCTTGTCGCAAGCTGACATTATCTCGCTGCAGATAGTTCGCTAACGCGCGTAAATCGCTGAGATAAGCACTTACAGTTTTGTCACTACAACCATCAACAAAAAGCAGCTGATAAGAAAAAGTTTCCAGCACTGCACAACTGTCGGCAATGGTAGCCGCCAAATTTCCCACCATCACTTAAACGGTAACGCCCTCGTGCCGAAGCAACGCTTGCTTGAGGTGAATATTTAATCGATGGTTACGATTGTCTCCCATAAACCCGCCAAGTCCATCTTGCGCGACCACACGATGGCAGGGAACGAGTAACGGTAGACGATTGGCGCGGCAAGCACCGCCAACAGCGCGCGGTGCAGAATGGATATATTTGGCCACATCACCATAAGTTTGCGTTTCCCCACCGGCTAAATTTTGCAATACCTTACGCACACGCTCTTGAAACGGAGTGCAGGCAGCATGTAGTGGCAAATCAAATTGGTGTCCACGCGGGCGCCGTAGCCAAGCTTTGATTTGTCGTGCAGCTTCTTCCGCCAGAGCATTTTGAGGTGGCAACGGTGCTGTTTTGCCGAATAAATAATCACTTTCAATGATACCGTACTCATCACAGCGTACTGCCAGCACGCATTCCAAAATGGGAATTTTTAACTGCCATCGCGGCTTAGCATTATGGGAAACGGCTGTCATATCAATTGGAGGTACCGGCAATCAACCTCGACCAATTATGGTCGGCACTATCAATGTAGGCATTGATTTTCCACTCCCAACGCTTTCGGGTGGGAGGTTGTAGTTGAAATACAATTTGCCATTGTGCACCGTCCACTCTTCCGGATCGCAAAACGCCAGCGCGTTTTGCGCAGCGGCATAAGCACAATAACCACCATAATAAGGCACATAGTTAGCAGGCGCGGTAATAAACATATCACGATTTTTACTACTAGGAAAATGCCATGTTATATTGCCATAATCAGCCGAAAATTCGGTTAGCCCGCGCACTGCTTGCTTGTCGGTAAAATACGCCACCACATCATAACTGTCAGCGCCCAAATCGCTGGGATAAGGGTACCATAGATAATCATCAGCACGAGCAGTAAGTGCTAACAAACAAGTTATTAATACAATCGTCGCTGTTTTCATCATTAAATATTATTACTTTGCACTCTAACACAGCTTTTACTTATTGACAGCATAACTGGTTAATTTATGTGACCATGTCTCAATTACCTTCTGCCCACCACTTCGTTGGTCA contains:
- a CDS encoding YHS domain protein, giving the protein MMKTATIVLITCLLALTARADDYLWYPYPSDLGADSYDVVAYFTDKQAVRGLTEFSADYGNITWHFPSSKNRDMFITAPANYVPYYGGYCAYAAAQNALAFCDPEEWTVHNGKLYFNYNLPPESVGSGKSMPTLIVPTIIGRG
- a CDS encoding MGMT family protein, which gives rise to MTAVSHNAKPRWQLKIPILECVLAVRCDEYGIIESDYLFGKTAPLPPQNALAEEAARQIKAWLRRPRGHQFDLPLHAACTPFQERVRKVLQNLAGGETQTYGDVAKYIHSAPRAVGGACRANRLPLLVPCHRVVAQDGLGGFMGDNRNHRLNIHLKQALLRHEGVTV